One genomic segment of Burkholderia multivorans ATCC BAA-247 includes these proteins:
- a CDS encoding acyl-CoA dehydrogenase family protein: protein MSVSLAASLPSRESSLRRLPDDETRLAALLDRLVPELAGDAARNDVDGRFPHENLARLQRAGLIAQVVPREFGGAGATLARASRIVAAVARADPATALVLTMTYLQHRALGRPDNRWPAQVRRAVFDSAVADGALINALRVEPALGSPSRGGLPDTIARRDGDGWRLSGHKLYSTGIPALRWLAVWARTDEPQPRVGVFLVGRDPHVDDARIRVIESWDHLGLRASGSHEVVFDDVRLPLDHAVDVRTPDAWSVSAASHADVDAQTDQQAWMVALLGSLYDAVARAAHDWLLAFATTRTPTGVGAPLATLPRVQEAVGEIEGWLHANRVLLDDHVARTDAGNAPAVTTSGLVKRTVTEQAIRAVEQALKLSGNHGLSRRNPLERHYRDVLCSRVHTPQDDAIAVAAGRAALDAAARRTAGEGAGEGRTTPRASASGRSDA, encoded by the coding sequence ATGTCCGTCAGCCTTGCCGCTTCGCTGCCGTCGCGCGAGTCGTCGCTGCGCCGCCTGCCCGACGACGAGACGCGCCTCGCCGCGCTGCTCGACCGTCTCGTGCCCGAACTCGCGGGCGATGCCGCGCGCAACGATGTCGACGGCCGTTTTCCGCACGAGAATCTCGCGCGGCTGCAGCGCGCGGGGCTGATCGCGCAGGTGGTGCCGCGCGAGTTTGGCGGCGCCGGCGCGACGCTCGCGCGCGCGAGCCGGATCGTCGCGGCCGTCGCACGCGCCGACCCTGCCACCGCGCTCGTCCTGACGATGACATATCTGCAGCACCGCGCGCTCGGCCGGCCCGACAACCGCTGGCCCGCGCAGGTGCGGCGCGCGGTGTTCGACAGCGCGGTCGCCGACGGCGCACTGATCAACGCGCTGCGCGTCGAGCCGGCGCTCGGTTCGCCGTCGCGCGGCGGGCTGCCCGACACGATCGCGCGTCGCGACGGCGACGGCTGGCGGCTGTCCGGTCACAAGCTGTACAGCACCGGCATTCCGGCGCTGCGCTGGCTGGCCGTGTGGGCGCGCACCGACGAACCGCAGCCGCGTGTCGGCGTGTTCCTCGTCGGGCGCGATCCTCACGTGGACGACGCACGGATCCGCGTGATCGAAAGCTGGGATCATCTCGGCCTGCGCGCGTCCGGCAGCCACGAGGTCGTGTTCGACGACGTGCGGCTGCCCCTCGATCATGCGGTCGACGTGCGTACGCCCGACGCGTGGTCGGTGTCGGCGGCCAGTCATGCGGACGTCGACGCGCAGACCGACCAGCAGGCGTGGATGGTCGCATTGCTCGGCAGTCTCTACGACGCGGTCGCGCGGGCCGCGCACGACTGGCTGCTCGCGTTCGCGACGACGCGCACGCCGACCGGCGTCGGCGCGCCGCTCGCGACGCTGCCGCGCGTGCAGGAGGCCGTCGGCGAGATCGAGGGCTGGCTGCATGCGAACCGTGTGCTGCTCGACGATCACGTCGCGCGTACCGATGCGGGCAATGCGCCGGCCGTGACGACGAGCGGACTCGTGAAGCGCACGGTGACGGAGCAGGCGATCCGCGCGGTCGAACAGGCGCTGAAGCTGTCCGGCAATCACGGCCTGAGCCGCCGCAATCCGCTCGAACGCCACTATCGCGACGTGCTGTGCAGCCGCGTGCATACGCCGCAGGACGACGCGATCGCGGTCGCGGCCGGACGCGCGGCGCTCGACGCGGCGGCGCGGCGGACGGCAGGCGAGGGCGCGGGCGAGGGCCGGACAACGCCTCGCGCATCGGCATCGGGCCGCTCCGATGCGTGA
- a CDS encoding LysR family transcriptional regulator produces the protein MKISDIDAFAAVVRCQTLSQAAAELGMTQPAITRRVQNLEEALGVTLLDRNTKPPRPTDIGRQVFDQCRAILREVDALRELTAARRPPAGEFRIGITQGLGERMLPELIARLASRWPALATQVTTAWGGVLVERIARRELDAALVFLAREMVLPPAVEGERLLATRLVAVGRKGDWPRRSYRLADCHARGWVLNPDGCGFRAGLRRALDAQGLPMPVALDAYGRDLQLQSVANGIGIGLMPMPLVECSPLRDALEIVPLADFKPQIDLWLLRRQDAARFAAPLDAIAAQAREAFTPSAQDEAA, from the coding sequence ATGAAAATTAGCGATATCGACGCTTTTGCAGCGGTCGTTCGCTGCCAGACGCTGAGCCAGGCCGCGGCCGAGCTCGGCATGACGCAGCCCGCGATCACGCGGCGCGTGCAGAACCTCGAGGAAGCGCTCGGCGTGACGCTGCTCGACCGCAACACGAAACCGCCGCGCCCGACCGACATCGGCCGGCAGGTGTTCGACCAGTGCCGCGCGATCCTGCGCGAAGTCGACGCGCTGCGCGAGCTGACGGCCGCACGGCGGCCGCCCGCCGGCGAATTTCGCATCGGCATCACGCAGGGCCTCGGCGAGCGCATGCTGCCCGAACTGATCGCGCGGCTCGCGAGCCGATGGCCGGCGCTCGCGACGCAGGTCACGACCGCCTGGGGCGGCGTGCTCGTCGAGCGCATCGCGCGGCGCGAGCTCGACGCCGCGCTCGTGTTTCTCGCGCGCGAAATGGTGCTGCCGCCGGCAGTCGAAGGCGAACGACTGCTGGCGACGCGGCTCGTCGCTGTCGGCCGCAAGGGCGACTGGCCGCGCCGCAGCTATCGGCTCGCCGACTGCCATGCGCGCGGCTGGGTGCTCAATCCGGACGGTTGCGGCTTTCGCGCAGGCCTGCGCCGCGCACTCGACGCGCAAGGGCTGCCGATGCCGGTCGCGCTCGACGCGTACGGCCGCGACCTGCAGTTGCAGAGCGTCGCCAACGGCATCGGCATCGGTCTGATGCCGATGCCGCTCGTCGAATGCAGTCCGCTGCGCGATGCGCTCGAGATCGTGCCGCTCGCCGATTTCAAGCCGCAGATCGATCTGTGGCTGCTGCGCCGCCAGGATGCGGCGCGCTTCGCGGCACCGCTCGACGCGATCGCCGCGCAGGCGCGCGAAGCGTTCACGCCGAGCGCACAAGACGAAGCCGCGTAA
- a CDS encoding cysteine dioxygenase: protein MSTLSLHQSPLGPFVDGLRALLASGADEARVVDEGRALLAALVARDDWLPDAFAQPDPERYRQYLLHLDRDERFSVVSFVWGPGQSTPIHNHTVWGLIGMLRGGELSQPYRLDEGGRPVPAGDATRLRPGDVEAVSPRIGDIHRVTNAFADRVSISIHVYGANIGKVERAVFLDDGTVKPFVSGYSNP from the coding sequence ATGAGTACGCTTTCGTTGCATCAGTCGCCGCTGGGCCCGTTCGTCGACGGGTTGCGCGCGTTGCTCGCGTCGGGCGCGGACGAGGCGCGCGTCGTCGACGAGGGCCGTGCGCTGCTCGCGGCGCTCGTCGCGCGCGACGACTGGCTGCCCGACGCGTTCGCGCAGCCCGATCCCGAGCGTTATCGCCAGTACCTGCTGCATCTCGACCGCGACGAGCGTTTCTCGGTCGTCAGTTTCGTCTGGGGGCCCGGTCAGTCGACGCCGATTCACAACCATACGGTGTGGGGGCTGATCGGCATGCTGCGCGGCGGCGAGCTGTCGCAGCCGTATCGGCTCGACGAAGGCGGCCGGCCGGTGCCGGCAGGCGACGCGACGCGGCTGCGCCCGGGCGACGTCGAGGCCGTGTCGCCGCGCATCGGCGACATCCATCGCGTGACGAATGCGTTCGCGGATCGCGTGTCGATCAGCATCCACGTGTACGGTGCGAACATCGGCAAGGTCGAGCGCGCGGTGTTCCTCGACGACGGCACCGTGAAGCCGTTCGTATCCGGCTATTCGAATCCGTGA
- a CDS encoding rhodanese-related sulfurtransferase: MTPTADSVSRFPVASYHDVRARLLARDEIALIDVREEDPYAQGHPLWAANFPLSRLELDAWTRIPRRDTPIVVYGEADGEDLAPRAAATLARLGYTDVRLLDGGLAGWQAAGGELFIDVNVPSKSFGEWVEAERHTPSLSAQEVQALIDARADVVIVDARRFDEYRTMNIPTSTSVPGAELVLRVRALAPNPSTRIVVNCAGRTRSIIGTQSLINAGLPNPVAALRNGTIGWTLAGQTLEHGAARRFPDEIDPALRAEARRAARAVAERAGVARIALADVDALAAEPGRTLYRFDVRKPEEYEAGHLPGFQSTPGGQLVQETDHHAPVRGARIVLADDDGVRADMTASWLAQMGWDVRVVEPAGDAAFVERGEPPRNVPTPPEAQDVSPATLAGWLEAGKRDDVAIVDVTASANYVKRHIPGAWFAVRAQLRDALAAIPPATRYVFTCGSSLLARFAAADARAWLPDGAAVFVLAGGTAAWIDAGLPLESGETRLASPRIDRYRRPYEGTDNAAAAMQAYLDWEYGLVDQLKRDGTHHFSVI; encoded by the coding sequence GTGACGCCAACCGCCGATTCCGTTTCCCGCTTTCCCGTCGCGTCGTACCACGACGTACGCGCACGCCTGCTCGCCCGCGACGAAATCGCGCTGATCGACGTGCGCGAGGAAGATCCGTACGCGCAGGGCCATCCGCTGTGGGCCGCGAACTTTCCGCTGTCCAGGCTCGAGCTCGACGCGTGGACGCGCATTCCGCGCCGCGACACGCCGATCGTCGTGTACGGCGAAGCGGACGGCGAGGATCTCGCGCCGCGCGCGGCCGCCACGCTCGCGCGGCTCGGCTATACCGACGTGCGGCTGCTCGACGGCGGTCTCGCCGGCTGGCAGGCCGCGGGCGGCGAGCTGTTCATCGACGTGAACGTGCCGAGCAAGTCATTCGGCGAATGGGTCGAGGCCGAGCGGCATACGCCGTCGCTGTCCGCGCAGGAAGTGCAGGCGCTGATCGACGCGCGTGCCGACGTCGTGATCGTCGACGCGCGCCGCTTCGACGAGTATCGGACGATGAACATCCCGACGTCGACGAGCGTGCCGGGCGCCGAACTCGTGCTGCGCGTGCGCGCGCTCGCGCCGAACCCGTCGACGCGGATCGTCGTGAACTGCGCGGGCCGCACGCGCAGCATCATCGGCACGCAGTCGCTGATCAACGCGGGGCTGCCGAACCCGGTGGCCGCGCTGCGCAACGGCACGATCGGCTGGACGCTCGCGGGCCAGACGCTCGAGCACGGCGCGGCGCGCCGTTTTCCCGACGAGATCGATCCCGCCTTGCGTGCGGAAGCGCGCCGCGCGGCGCGCGCGGTCGCCGAGCGCGCGGGCGTGGCGCGGATCGCGCTCGCGGACGTCGACGCGCTCGCCGCCGAGCCGGGCCGAACGCTCTACCGCTTCGACGTGCGCAAGCCGGAGGAATACGAGGCCGGCCATCTGCCGGGCTTCCAGAGCACGCCGGGCGGCCAACTCGTGCAGGAGACCGATCATCACGCCCCGGTGCGCGGCGCACGGATCGTGCTCGCGGACGACGACGGCGTGCGCGCGGACATGACCGCGTCGTGGCTCGCGCAAATGGGCTGGGACGTGCGCGTCGTCGAACCGGCGGGCGACGCGGCGTTCGTCGAACGCGGCGAGCCGCCGCGCAATGTGCCGACGCCGCCCGAGGCGCAGGACGTGTCGCCCGCGACGCTCGCGGGCTGGCTCGAAGCGGGCAAGCGCGACGACGTCGCGATCGTCGACGTGACGGCCAGCGCGAACTACGTGAAACGCCATATCCCGGGCGCGTGGTTCGCGGTGCGCGCACAGTTGCGCGACGCGCTCGCCGCGATCCCGCCGGCAACGCGCTATGTGTTCACGTGCGGGTCGAGCCTGCTCGCGCGCTTCGCGGCCGCCGACGCGCGCGCGTGGCTGCCCGACGGCGCGGCGGTGTTCGTGCTCGCGGGCGGGACGGCCGCGTGGATCGACGCGGGGCTGCCGCTCGAAAGCGGCGAAACGCGGCTCGCGTCGCCGCGCATCGACCGCTACCGGCGGCCGTACGAGGGCACCGACAACGCGGCGGCCGCGATGCAGGCGTATCTGGACTGGGAATACGGGCTCGTCGATCAGCTGAAGCGCGACGGGACGCATCACTTCAGCGTGATTTGA
- a CDS encoding glycerophosphodiester phosphodiesterase: MFFKRPSVLRCVPFACAATFVLAACGGDDTLTPDPTQPISAKIQVVGHRGASALRPEHTLASYRKAIEDGADIIEPDLVATRDGVLVARHENEISGTTNVSTLPQFASRKTTKTIDGTQLTGWFTEDFTLAELKTLRARERIPQIRPANAAYNDQFEIPTLDEIVALAKQMSAQTGRTIHLYPETKHPTYFQSIGLPLEDRLVDALLKDPYTSRTATVYIQSFEVANLKAIRNRIGAGQPNWKLVQLMDEAAQRPYDFVKANDKRTYGDLSTRDGMREIATYANGVGPYKTSIIAVAADGTLQQPTPYVRYAHEAGLVVHPYTFRPENNFLPASLKDGGTPDTRNTAGSVREIQAYLRAGIDGFFTDDPAVGRTAVDTFKR, translated from the coding sequence ATGTTCTTCAAGCGCCCGAGCGTCCTGCGCTGCGTCCCGTTCGCCTGTGCCGCCACGTTCGTGCTCGCCGCGTGCGGCGGCGACGATACGCTGACGCCCGACCCGACGCAGCCGATCTCCGCAAAAATCCAGGTGGTCGGCCACCGCGGCGCGAGCGCGCTGCGTCCCGAGCACACGCTCGCGTCGTACCGCAAGGCGATCGAGGACGGCGCGGACATCATCGAGCCCGACCTCGTGGCAACGCGCGACGGCGTGCTGGTCGCGCGCCACGAGAACGAGATCTCGGGCACGACGAACGTGTCGACGCTGCCGCAGTTCGCGAGCCGCAAGACGACGAAGACGATCGACGGCACGCAGCTGACGGGCTGGTTCACCGAGGACTTCACGCTCGCCGAGCTGAAGACGCTGCGCGCACGCGAGCGCATTCCGCAGATCCGCCCGGCGAACGCCGCGTACAACGACCAGTTCGAGATTCCGACGCTCGACGAAATCGTCGCGCTCGCGAAGCAGATGTCCGCGCAGACGGGCCGCACGATTCATCTTTATCCCGAAACCAAGCATCCGACCTACTTCCAGTCGATCGGCCTGCCGCTCGAGGACCGCCTCGTCGACGCGCTGCTGAAGGATCCGTACACGTCGCGCACGGCGACCGTCTACATCCAGTCCTTCGAGGTCGCGAACCTGAAGGCGATCCGCAACCGGATCGGCGCGGGCCAGCCGAACTGGAAGCTCGTGCAGTTGATGGACGAAGCCGCGCAGCGCCCGTACGACTTCGTGAAGGCAAACGACAAGCGCACCTACGGCGACCTGTCGACGCGCGACGGGATGCGCGAGATCGCGACGTACGCGAACGGCGTCGGCCCGTACAAGACCTCGATCATCGCCGTTGCCGCGGACGGCACGCTGCAGCAGCCGACGCCCTACGTGCGCTACGCGCACGAAGCCGGGCTCGTCGTGCATCCGTACACGTTCCGGCCGGAGAACAATTTCCTGCCGGCATCGCTGAAGGACGGCGGGACGCCCGACACGCGCAATACGGCGGGCTCGGTGCGCGAGATCCAGGCGTACCTGCGCGCGGGCATCGACGGCTTCTTTACCGACGATCCGGCGGTCGGCCGGACGGCCGTCGACACGTTCAAGCGCTGA